In Clostridium ljungdahlii DSM 13528, the genomic window AAGGAAGGGATTAACCCATGATAAGGGCTTTTAACTTGAATGATATACATTTAACCAAATATATATTTTTTACAGGAAAAGGCGGCGTGGGAAAGACGTCAGCAGCAAGTGCAGTTGCAGTTAGCTTAGCAGATCAAGGTAAAAAAATCATGCTTGTAAGTACAGATCCAGCTTCAAATCTGCAGGATGTATTTAACACAGATTTAAATAACAAAGGAACTGTTATTAAGAAAGTACCAAATTTAGTTGTAGCAAATTTTAATCCAGAAGATGCTGCTAAAGAATATAGAGAAAGTGTTATTTCACCCTATAGAGGAAAACTTCCAGATACAGTAATAAAAAATATGGAAGAGCAGCTATCAGGTTCCTGTACTGTAGAAATTGCAGCCTTTAATGAATTTTCTAATTTTATAACTGATGAAAAAATACAAAAAGAATTTGATCATATTATATTTGATACTGCACCAACAGGTCATACACTGCGAATGCTGCAGTTGCCGTCAGCCTGGAGCAATTTTATAAGTGAAAACACCCATGGAGCATCTTGTCTTGGACAATTAGCAGGACTTGAAAGCAAAAAGGAAGTATATAAAAATGCTGTAAAAACTTTAGCAAATGGGAAAAAAACTACCCTTATACTTGTATCGAGGCCTCAAAATACACCTTTAAAGGAAGCAGAAAGAGCATCTAAGGAATTACGGGATATAGGAATAAATAATCAGACATTGATTATAAATGGAGTTCTAAAAAACCATGATGACGGTCTTTCAAATGCAATTTATGAAAAGCAGCAAAGTGCTTTAAAGTATATATCAGAATATCTAAAAAAACTAGAGACCTATGCGATTCCACTAAGACCTTATAATGTAACAGGACTTGAAAATGTAAGAGCTTTTTTAAAGGAAGATAATATTGAATATAGT contains:
- the arsA gene encoding arsenical pump-driving ATPase, which translates into the protein MIRAFNLNDIHLTKYIFFTGKGGVGKTSAASAVAVSLADQGKKIMLVSTDPASNLQDVFNTDLNNKGTVIKKVPNLVVANFNPEDAAKEYRESVISPYRGKLPDTVIKNMEEQLSGSCTVEIAAFNEFSNFITDEKIQKEFDHIIFDTAPTGHTLRMLQLPSAWSNFISENTHGASCLGQLAGLESKKEVYKNAVKTLANGKKTTLILVSRPQNTPLKEAERASKELRDIGINNQTLIINGVLKNHDDGLSNAIYEKQQSALKYISEYLKKLETYAIPLRPYNVTGLENVRAFLKEDNIEYSNETLNDKKISKLKDVIDDLYNRDKKVIFAMGKGGVGKTTVAAAIALGIARKGKKVHLTTTDPAAHLKFVLDASFGINLSHVDEKKELEKYKEEVLSKARETMGEEDIAYVEEDLRSPCTQEIAVFRAFAEIVEKSEEEIVVIDTAPTGHTLLLLDSTQNYNREIKRSQGDIPKSVKKLLPKLRNADETEVIIVTLAEATPVYEAVRLEKDLKRAGISSKWWIINSSLFATNTTNDILKVKANSEISWINKVSEISKGNFAVIEWKPEEVKGDKLLDLIK